One window from the genome of Rhodopirellula halodulae encodes:
- a CDS encoding M13 family metallopeptidase, whose amino-acid sequence MAEAANSSSATASNASKVSGIDQSLFSATVEPGDNFYLHANEKWLKDTPIPSDKSNYGIFTVLDDATRSQVRELIEQAAEEKAEKGTPAQKVGDLYRSVLDVKKRNASGLKPIEPVLQIVQQLNSKDDLGSIMGQLSRVGVGAPFGAYVSVDAKASDTYTVYLTQSGLSLPDRDYYLEDDPQYVAAREALQVYVRDMLQALSVEQADDLAKQVVAIETELAKNQWTKTDNRDPEKTYNKKSLQEVNEAVEGLDVPAMTKAIGLTDQDAFVVRQPSYLESLSGIIDGHELAAWKAYFQFHTIDAYASVLTEDLERRHFEFHDKTISGIDEQQPLWKRAVDLTGSVLGEVVGQLYVEKHFAPEAKQRMNELVENLKRAFAERIETREWMSEGTKKQALKKLSQFHTKIGYPDEWKDYTKLEITDESPATNLIAAAVFETERQLDKLGGPIDRNEWHMTPQTINAYYNPTMNEIVFPAAILQPPFFNMAADDAVNYGGIGAVIGHELSHGFDDKGSKYDGNGNLVNWWTPKDREEFEKRASGLVDQYNEFKPFEDMNVNGELTLGENIGDLGGLSVAYEAYQLSLEGEPAKVIDRLTGDQRFFLGWAQIWRRLYREPELRKRLITDPHSPSEYRVNGIVRNMDAWYEAFRIDATDPLYLAPDERIRIW is encoded by the coding sequence ATGGCGGAAGCTGCGAACTCATCCAGTGCAACGGCTTCCAACGCATCCAAGGTTTCCGGAATCGACCAATCGTTGTTCAGTGCCACGGTCGAACCGGGCGACAACTTCTATCTGCACGCCAATGAAAAGTGGTTGAAGGACACGCCCATCCCATCGGACAAATCCAACTATGGGATCTTCACGGTGTTGGATGACGCGACGCGTTCGCAAGTTCGCGAATTGATCGAACAGGCTGCGGAGGAGAAAGCGGAAAAGGGAACACCGGCGCAGAAGGTCGGCGATCTTTATCGCAGCGTGTTGGACGTGAAAAAACGCAATGCGTCGGGGCTGAAGCCGATCGAGCCCGTGTTGCAGATCGTGCAGCAACTGAATTCCAAAGACGACCTTGGGTCGATCATGGGCCAGTTGTCTCGCGTGGGTGTGGGGGCTCCTTTTGGTGCCTACGTCAGCGTGGATGCCAAGGCGAGCGATACCTACACGGTCTACCTGACGCAATCGGGGCTCAGTCTGCCTGATCGTGATTACTACCTGGAGGACGATCCTCAATACGTCGCCGCTCGCGAAGCGTTGCAAGTCTACGTTCGCGACATGTTGCAAGCTTTGTCGGTTGAGCAAGCCGATGATTTGGCAAAGCAGGTGGTTGCGATTGAAACCGAGTTGGCAAAGAACCAATGGACGAAAACCGACAATCGCGACCCGGAGAAGACTTACAACAAAAAGTCATTGCAGGAAGTCAACGAAGCCGTCGAAGGCCTTGACGTTCCCGCGATGACGAAGGCGATTGGTTTGACCGACCAAGACGCCTTCGTGGTTCGGCAACCGAGTTATCTGGAATCGTTGAGCGGCATCATCGACGGCCATGAGTTGGCGGCTTGGAAAGCTTACTTCCAGTTCCATACGATTGATGCGTATGCATCGGTGTTGACGGAAGACCTCGAGCGTCGGCATTTCGAATTCCACGACAAAACCATCTCGGGGATCGACGAGCAGCAACCACTTTGGAAGCGAGCCGTCGATTTGACCGGTAGTGTTTTGGGCGAAGTCGTTGGGCAGCTCTACGTTGAAAAACACTTTGCTCCCGAAGCCAAGCAACGCATGAATGAGCTGGTCGAGAACCTCAAGCGAGCCTTTGCTGAACGCATCGAAACGCGAGAGTGGATGAGCGAAGGCACCAAGAAGCAAGCATTGAAGAAATTGAGCCAGTTCCACACCAAAATTGGATACCCCGATGAGTGGAAGGACTACACAAAGCTAGAGATCACCGACGAATCCCCCGCGACCAATTTGATTGCCGCGGCAGTTTTTGAAACGGAGCGTCAGCTCGATAAGCTGGGCGGGCCGATTGATCGCAATGAATGGCACATGACGCCTCAAACGATCAATGCCTACTACAACCCGACGATGAACGAAATTGTTTTCCCGGCCGCGATTTTGCAGCCTCCGTTCTTCAACATGGCGGCTGATGACGCGGTCAACTATGGCGGCATCGGAGCCGTCATCGGGCACGAGCTGTCACATGGATTTGATGACAAAGGCAGCAAGTACGATGGCAATGGAAACTTGGTGAACTGGTGGACGCCCAAAGACCGCGAGGAATTCGAAAAGCGTGCCTCCGGATTGGTGGATCAGTACAACGAGTTCAAGCCGTTTGAAGACATGAACGTCAACGGCGAGTTGACGTTGGGCGAAAACATCGGCGATCTCGGGGGGCTCAGCGTTGCGTACGAGGCGTACCAATTGTCGTTGGAGGGTGAGCCCGCCAAAGTCATCGACCGGCTCACCGGTGACCAGCGATTTTTCTTGGGATGGGCGCAAATTTGGCGTCGCTTGTATCGCGAGCCGGAGTTGCGGAAACGTTTGATCACCGATCCGCACAGTCCCAGCGAATATCGAGTCAATGGAATCGTTCGAAACATGGACGCTTGGTACGAAGCGTTCCGTATCGACGCAACGGACCCGTTGTATTTGGCTCCGGACGAACGCATCCGGATCTGGTGA